A genomic segment from Geitlerinema sp. PCC 7407 encodes:
- a CDS encoding HNH endonuclease: MCLCIYCKKSDDGFTLEHIIPQFLGGAQAPDKLKTRDVCRKCNSNLGLFVDAAFEKDFLVFDTLKESEYFFFNSEKAIALPLTCKGISDLIIPEMEENEICEAWQGPLGEQVYWVREQDKRMNSYSGGNPRTGKKVPSRAYFICSERSQEDILQTWRAFKNAFADRPVKKIMCTKIKGADLRAIGFSEPDELDDLRIQYILNQCKSGKRRRSEILIDRRCHMRFMAKLALGMSHVLFGRHAGNSEYSEELYKALWFKEGNVEPNIHYEKELSNSDPNQFLTKYHGIPYGVTITIFPSPQGVIVNLNLNRRMNWAIVCAKRQDLTSKQIEDLRDGICIVLVKSLKKGLELSLSQLTDHNLGRLRHPGLSEIERLVVNYYESDRLLRDL, from the coding sequence ATGTGTCTCTGCATTTATTGCAAAAAATCTGATGATGGGTTCACGCTAGAACATATTATTCCTCAGTTTCTCGGCGGTGCGCAGGCACCTGACAAGCTAAAAACAAGAGATGTATGCAGGAAGTGCAACAGCAATCTTGGGCTGTTTGTAGATGCAGCGTTTGAAAAAGATTTTCTTGTCTTCGATACACTAAAAGAGTCTGAATATTTTTTCTTCAACTCTGAGAAAGCTATTGCATTACCTCTCACATGTAAGGGAATCTCAGATTTGATCATTCCTGAGATGGAGGAAAATGAGATATGTGAAGCTTGGCAGGGACCTTTAGGAGAGCAGGTCTATTGGGTGAGAGAACAAGATAAGCGGATGAATTCGTATTCTGGTGGTAATCCAAGAACAGGCAAAAAAGTACCGTCTAGAGCCTACTTTATATGCTCTGAAAGGTCACAAGAAGATATCTTGCAAACTTGGCGAGCTTTTAAAAATGCTTTTGCGGATCGTCCAGTCAAGAAAATTATGTGTACCAAAATCAAAGGTGCCGATCTCAGGGCTATTGGTTTTTCCGAACCAGATGAATTAGACGATTTACGAATTCAATACATACTCAACCAGTGTAAATCGGGAAAACGACGTAGGAGTGAGATATTAATTGACAGACGCTGTCATATGCGTTTTATGGCTAAACTTGCATTAGGCATGTCACATGTTTTATTTGGTCGTCATGCAGGAAATTCAGAGTATTCCGAGGAACTCTATAAGGCTCTGTGGTTCAAAGAGGGAAATGTAGAGCCAAATATTCATTATGAAAAAGAGCTCTCTAATTCAGATCCAAATCAATTTCTTACGAAGTATCATGGCATCCCTTACGGAGTTACAATCACAATTTTCCCTTCTCCTCAAGGAGTTATCGTAAATCTTAATCTAAATAGAAGAATGAACTGGGCGATTGTCTGTGCAAAAAGACAAGACTTGACTAGCAAACAGATTGAAGATCTGCGAGATGGTATTTGTATTGTTCTCGTTAAATCTTTAAAGAAAGGATTAGAACTATCTCTCTCTCAATTGACAGATCACAATTTGGGTAGGCTGCGTCATCCTGGCTTGTCTGAGATTGAAAGGCTAGTAGTTAATTACTATGAGAGCGATCGCCTTCTTCGAGATCTCTAA
- a CDS encoding bifunctional acetate--CoA ligase family protein/GNAT family N-acetyltransferase produces MQTTPRTTDPANDILRTDRQPLDAIFRPRAIAVIGATEREGSVGRTLLWNLITNAFGGTVFPVNPKRNSILGIKAYPSIAAVPDAVDLAVIATPAATVPGVLRECVAAGVKGAIVLSAGFKEIGAEGLRLEQEVLQEIRRGKMRLIGPNCLGVMNPLTGLNATFASAMARPGNVGFISQSGALCTAILDWSFRENVGFSAFMSIGSMLDVGWGDLIYYLGDDPHTHSIVIYMESIGDARSFLSAAREVALTKPIIVIKAGRTEAAAKAAASHTGALAGSDAVLDAAFRRCGVLRVDHISDLFDMAEVLAKQPRPKGPRLTIITNAGGPAVLATDALIGSQGELTPLSEEAIATMSEFLPPFWSHANPIDILGDADPDRYLKTLAVAADDPESDGLLVILTPQAMTDPTQTAEQLKTFLKTQKPVHAKTRKPILASWMGGADVSAGELILNGAGVPTYPYPDTAARVFSYLWRSSYNLRGIYETPTLPSDDDAPDRAQVAAVLEQVRAAGRTLLTEGEAKQVLAAYGIPTVETRIARTVEEAVAHAEAIAYPAVLKLFSETITHKTDVGGIKLNLPDADAVRRAYGEIQTSVTERAGAEHFQGVTVQPMIKLDGYELIIGSSLDPQFGPVLLFGSGGQLVEVMQDRAIALPPLNTTLARRMMEQTRIYKALQGVRGRTASDLAALETLLVRFSRLVVEQPWVQEIDINPLLVRSADAPAPLLALDARMVLHPASTRLEDLPKLAIRPYPSRYVAPWRLKNDLEITIRPIRPEDEPLMVDFHESLSEESVYFRYFHLMKLSHRVAHERLTRMCFIDYDREMALVAEYHNPETQKPQLLAIGRLSKLHGTQDAEFAMLVSDRWQCQGLGSELLRRLVQVGRDEHLQRITAEILSDNQGMQHVCTKLGFQLQPTADPSVMFVSIDL; encoded by the coding sequence ATGCAGACGACGCCACGAACCACCGACCCTGCAAACGACATTCTGCGGACCGATCGCCAGCCCCTCGACGCCATCTTCCGGCCCCGGGCGATCGCCGTCATCGGCGCCACCGAGCGAGAAGGCAGTGTCGGCCGGACCCTGCTGTGGAACCTGATCACCAATGCCTTTGGCGGGACTGTTTTTCCGGTCAACCCCAAGCGCAACAGCATTTTGGGCATTAAGGCCTATCCCTCGATCGCGGCGGTGCCCGATGCCGTCGATCTGGCCGTGATTGCCACCCCCGCCGCGACGGTCCCGGGGGTGCTGCGCGAGTGCGTGGCCGCCGGGGTCAAGGGGGCCATCGTCCTCTCCGCGGGCTTCAAAGAAATCGGGGCTGAGGGACTGCGCCTCGAGCAGGAAGTCCTCCAGGAAATTCGCCGGGGCAAGATGCGCCTGATCGGCCCCAACTGCCTCGGCGTGATGAATCCCCTCACCGGCCTCAACGCCACCTTCGCCAGCGCCATGGCCCGCCCCGGCAACGTGGGCTTCATTAGCCAGAGCGGGGCGCTGTGCACGGCCATTCTGGACTGGAGCTTCCGAGAAAATGTCGGCTTCAGCGCCTTTATGTCCATTGGCTCCATGCTGGATGTGGGCTGGGGCGACTTGATCTATTACCTGGGCGACGATCCCCACACCCACAGCATCGTCATCTATATGGAGTCCATCGGGGACGCGCGATCGTTTTTGTCGGCGGCGCGGGAGGTGGCGCTGACCAAGCCGATCATCGTGATCAAGGCGGGCCGCACGGAGGCGGCGGCCAAGGCGGCGGCGTCCCACACGGGCGCTCTGGCGGGGAGCGACGCGGTGCTGGATGCGGCGTTCCGGCGCTGTGGGGTGCTGCGAGTGGACCATATTTCTGACCTGTTCGACATGGCGGAGGTGCTGGCGAAGCAGCCCCGACCCAAAGGCCCCCGCCTGACCATCATCACCAATGCGGGGGGACCGGCGGTGCTGGCCACCGACGCGCTGATCGGCTCCCAGGGCGAGCTGACGCCCCTCTCGGAGGAGGCGATCGCCACGATGAGCGAGTTTTTGCCCCCCTTCTGGAGCCACGCCAACCCCATCGACATCCTCGGGGACGCCGATCCCGATCGCTATCTCAAGACCCTGGCCGTGGCGGCGGACGATCCCGAGAGTGACGGCCTGCTGGTGATCTTGACGCCCCAGGCCATGACCGACCCCACCCAGACCGCCGAGCAGCTCAAGACCTTCCTCAAAACCCAGAAGCCGGTCCACGCCAAGACCCGCAAGCCGATTTTGGCGAGCTGGATGGGCGGCGCGGATGTCTCGGCGGGAGAGCTGATCCTCAACGGGGCCGGGGTGCCGACCTATCCCTATCCCGATACGGCGGCGCGGGTGTTTAGCTATCTGTGGCGATCGAGCTACAACCTGCGCGGCATCTATGAGACGCCAACGCTGCCCTCGGACGATGATGCCCCCGATCGCGCCCAGGTGGCAGCGGTCCTGGAGCAGGTGCGGGCGGCGGGCCGGACCCTGCTAACCGAAGGAGAGGCCAAGCAAGTGCTGGCGGCCTACGGCATTCCCACGGTGGAGACGCGCATCGCTCGCACTGTGGAGGAGGCCGTGGCCCATGCCGAGGCGATCGCCTATCCGGCGGTGCTCAAGCTCTTCTCGGAAACCATCACCCACAAGACCGACGTGGGCGGCATCAAGCTGAATCTGCCAGATGCAGACGCGGTGCGCCGGGCCTACGGTGAAATCCAGACCTCCGTTACTGAGCGGGCCGGCGCGGAGCACTTCCAAGGGGTGACGGTGCAGCCGATGATCAAGCTGGACGGCTATGAGCTGATCATTGGCAGCAGTCTGGACCCGCAGTTTGGCCCGGTGCTGCTGTTTGGTTCGGGCGGCCAGCTGGTGGAGGTGATGCAGGACCGGGCGATCGCCCTGCCGCCCCTCAACACCACCCTGGCGCGCCGGATGATGGAGCAGACCCGAATTTATAAGGCGCTTCAGGGTGTTCGGGGCCGCACGGCCAGTGACTTGGCGGCCCTAGAAACGCTGCTGGTGCGCTTTAGCCGCCTGGTCGTAGAACAGCCCTGGGTCCAGGAAATCGACATTAACCCGCTGCTGGTGCGCAGCGCTGACGCCCCTGCGCCGCTGCTGGCCCTCGATGCCCGCATGGTGCTGCACCCGGCCAGCACGCGCCTAGAAGATCTGCCGAAGCTGGCGATCCGGCCCTACCCGAGCCGCTATGTCGCGCCGTGGCGGCTCAAGAATGACCTAGAGATCACCATTCGGCCCATTCGCCCGGAGGATGAGCCGCTGATGGTGGACTTTCACGAGTCTCTGTCGGAGGAGAGCGTATATTTCCGCTATTTCCACCTGATGAAGCTCAGCCACCGCGTCGCCCACGAGCGCCTAACGCGGATGTGCTTCATTGACTACGATCGGGAAATGGCGCTGGTGGCGGAGTACCACAACCCCGAAACCCAGAAACCCCAGCTCTTGGCGATCGGGCGTCTGAGCAAGCTGCACGGCACCCAAGATGCGGAGTTTGCGATGCTGGTGAGCGATCGCTGGCAGTGTCAGGGACTCGGGTCGGAGCTGCTGCGGCGACTGGTCCAGGTGGGGCGCGATGAGCACCTCCAGCGCATCACGGCGGAGATCCTGTCCGACAACCAGGGAATGCAGCATGTCTGCACCAAGCTGGGCTTCCAGCTCCAGCCCACCGCTGACCCGTCGGTGATGTTTGTCTCGATCGATCTATAG
- a CDS encoding B12-binding domain-containing radical SAM protein: MRVLLVYPLFPKTFWSYEKILELIDRKVLLPPLGLVTVAAILPQSWEFRLVDRNIRAVTEEEWAWADLVILSAMIVQKEDLLDQIREAKRHGKRVAVGGPYPTSVPEEALGAGADYMILDEGEITLPMFVEAIARGETSGIYRANGEKPSVTETPVPRYDLLDFSAYDSMSVQFSRGCPFQCEFCDIIVLYGRKPRTKTPQQLLKELDYLYELGWRRGVFMVDDNFIGNKRNVKLLLRELKEWQREHGYPFRFNTEASVDLAQDAEMMELMVECFFDAVFVGVETPDEDSLAMTKKFQNTRDSLTDAIDTITRAGLRVMAGFIIGFDGEKPGAGRRIVEFVERAAIPTTTFAMLQALPNTALWHRLEKEGRLRGRDGNINQTTLMNFVPTRPLEDIAREYVDAFWTIYDPEIFLDRVYRCFLTLGAPRCKPDFKWPQWVEVRALLTVCWRQGVKRHTRWKFWHHFFSILKRNPAVWEHYISVCAHNEHFLEYRQIVRDEIEAQLQEFVAQEPEVRQATPEAIAS; the protein is encoded by the coding sequence ATGCGGGTTTTACTGGTTTATCCCCTTTTTCCAAAAACGTTTTGGTCTTACGAAAAAATTTTAGAACTGATTGACCGCAAGGTTCTGCTGCCGCCCCTGGGCCTGGTGACCGTAGCGGCCATTTTGCCCCAGAGCTGGGAGTTTCGCCTAGTCGATCGCAACATTCGGGCCGTCACCGAAGAAGAATGGGCCTGGGCTGACCTGGTGATTCTCTCAGCCATGATCGTCCAGAAAGAAGACCTGCTCGATCAAATCCGCGAGGCCAAGCGCCACGGCAAGCGCGTCGCCGTGGGTGGCCCCTACCCCACCTCAGTGCCGGAGGAAGCCCTGGGAGCGGGCGCAGACTACATGATCCTCGACGAAGGGGAAATCACCCTGCCGATGTTTGTGGAGGCGATCGCCCGGGGCGAGACCTCCGGCATCTACCGCGCCAACGGCGAAAAGCCCAGCGTCACCGAAACCCCCGTTCCCCGCTACGACCTGCTGGATTTCAGCGCCTACGACTCCATGTCGGTGCAGTTTTCTCGCGGCTGCCCCTTCCAGTGCGAGTTCTGCGACATCATCGTCCTCTACGGCCGCAAGCCGCGCACCAAGACGCCCCAGCAGCTCCTCAAGGAGCTGGACTATCTCTACGAACTGGGCTGGCGGCGCGGCGTCTTCATGGTGGACGACAACTTCATCGGCAACAAGCGCAACGTCAAACTGCTGCTGCGCGAGCTCAAGGAATGGCAGCGCGAGCACGGCTACCCCTTCCGCTTCAACACTGAGGCCTCCGTGGATCTGGCCCAAGACGCCGAGATGATGGAGCTGATGGTCGAATGCTTCTTTGACGCGGTGTTTGTGGGGGTCGAGACGCCCGACGAAGACAGCCTCGCCATGACCAAAAAGTTTCAGAACACCCGCGACTCCCTCACCGACGCCATCGACACCATTACCCGCGCCGGTTTGCGGGTGATGGCGGGCTTCATCATCGGCTTCGACGGCGAGAAGCCCGGAGCCGGTCGCCGGATTGTGGAATTTGTGGAGCGGGCCGCCATCCCTACCACCACCTTCGCCATGCTCCAGGCCCTGCCCAACACGGCGCTGTGGCACCGCCTGGAGAAAGAGGGTCGCCTGCGGGGCCGCGACGGCAACATTAACCAGACCACGCTGATGAACTTCGTGCCGACCCGGCCCTTGGAAGACATCGCGCGGGAGTATGTGGACGCCTTCTGGACGATCTACGACCCCGAGATTTTCCTGGATCGGGTGTATCGGTGCTTCTTGACCCTGGGAGCGCCGCGCTGCAAGCCGGACTTCAAGTGGCCCCAGTGGGTGGAGGTACGCGCCCTGCTCACGGTCTGCTGGCGCCAGGGCGTCAAGCGCCACACCCGCTGGAAGTTTTGGCACCATTTCTTCAGCATTCTCAAGCGCAACCCGGCGGTGTGGGAGCACTATATCTCGGTGTGCGCCCACAATGAGCACTTCCTGGAATATCGCCAGATCGTCCGCGATGAGATCGAGGCGCAGCTCCAAGAGTTCGTGGCCCAGGAGCCCGAGGTTCGCCAAGCAACGCCAGAGGCGATCGCCTCTTAG
- a CDS encoding leucine-rich repeat domain-containing protein: MLNRSLQTTTLGLLLSLGLGGQAIAQPATPGALRSFESWCVDKASLSEGAQRTVSALLEVAQTPDCQAAAARLRSQSTLDLGGRGLTDLSPLVSLPQLTGLSLYNSSLSDLRPLSSLPNLRALDLSYANLTDVTVLGTLGTLQALNLRGNPVRDLRPLQGLQRLHTLTLGWSTVTDLSTLPTLPNLHQLDLSGSQVGDIRSLAPQPRLETLNLSANRISSIALPAMPSLRSLDLENNALTRVTIPASMGKLESLNLANNAIASLQFGGQIPALRRLSLASNQLTEVRAIASQPQLQELDLSFNQITDLGPLASLGAIRVLKISGNRPISDLRPLAGLTTLQALDLSEASIRDITPLRGLRNLETLVLSGNQIQQLESLSGLNRLSYLAIGGNQISDLRAIAALYSLQTLMLDSNRITSVRPLASLGQLKVLTLGNNQITDPAPLAALTGLTVLQLPQNRITNFDALATLTNLRILGLWENPVSPPVCPVQPDSICQFELRPNPS, encoded by the coding sequence GTGCTGAATAGATCGCTGCAAACAACCACGCTGGGACTGCTGCTGTCTTTGGGATTGGGCGGACAGGCGATCGCCCAGCCCGCCACGCCAGGGGCTCTGCGCAGCTTCGAGAGCTGGTGCGTGGACAAAGCCAGCCTCAGCGAGGGTGCCCAGCGCACCGTCAGTGCGCTCCTCGAAGTCGCCCAGACCCCCGACTGCCAAGCCGCAGCGGCCCGCCTGCGCAGCCAAAGCACCCTCGATCTCGGTGGCCGGGGCCTCACCGATCTCTCTCCCTTGGTCTCTCTCCCCCAGCTCACCGGCCTCAGTCTCTACAACAGCAGCCTGAGCGATCTGCGCCCCCTGAGCAGTCTCCCCAATCTCCGGGCGCTAGATCTCTCCTACGCCAACCTCACCGACGTCACGGTGTTGGGGACTCTGGGCACGCTCCAAGCTCTCAATCTGCGCGGCAATCCGGTGCGGGATCTGCGGCCCCTCCAAGGGCTCCAGCGCCTGCACACTCTGACCCTCGGCTGGAGCACCGTCACCGATCTCTCCACCCTGCCTACGCTACCCAATCTCCATCAGCTCGATCTCAGCGGCAGCCAAGTCGGGGATATCCGCTCCCTCGCGCCCCAGCCGCGCCTAGAGACTCTCAACTTGAGCGCCAATCGGATCTCGTCGATCGCGCTGCCCGCGATGCCCAGCCTGCGGTCCCTCGACCTCGAAAATAACGCTCTCACCCGCGTGACGATTCCGGCCAGCATGGGAAAGCTGGAGTCTCTCAATCTGGCGAATAACGCGATCGCCTCTCTCCAATTTGGCGGCCAGATTCCGGCCCTGCGGCGTCTCTCTCTGGCGTCCAATCAGCTCACGGAGGTGCGGGCGATCGCCTCCCAGCCCCAGCTCCAAGAGCTCGACCTCAGCTTTAATCAGATCACCGATCTCGGTCCTCTGGCCTCCCTAGGCGCAATTCGGGTGCTGAAAATTTCGGGCAATCGGCCCATCAGCGATCTGCGGCCCCTGGCCGGACTGACCACGCTGCAAGCCCTCGATCTCTCCGAGGCCAGCATTCGCGACATCACTCCTTTGCGCGGCCTCCGCAACCTAGAGACTCTGGTGCTTTCGGGCAACCAAATCCAGCAGCTCGAGAGTCTCTCCGGACTCAACCGCCTGAGCTATCTGGCAATCGGAGGAAACCAAATTTCGGATCTGCGGGCGATCGCCGCTTTGTATAGTCTCCAAACCCTCATGCTCGACAGCAACCGCATTACCTCAGTGCGTCCCCTTGCCTCCCTCGGCCAGCTCAAGGTGCTCACCCTCGGCAACAATCAGATCACCGATCCCGCCCCCCTAGCAGCGCTGACGGGTCTCACCGTTTTGCAACTTCCGCAAAACCGCATCACTAACTTCGACGCCCTCGCCACCCTCACCAACTTGCGGATCTTGGGCCTCTGGGAAAATCCCGTTTCTCCTCCGGTCTGTCCCGTCCAGCCAGACTCTATCTGCCAGTTCGAGCTTCGCCCCAACCCCTCCTAG